In Persicimonas caeni, a single window of DNA contains:
- a CDS encoding RNA polymerase sigma factor, with the protein MLLAIAKNLLGKGKSDEEKPLDEMSDEDLMLSYADGNVGAFEVIVSRHEKPLFHFILRSCGNRDRAEEILQEVFLRVIKYSDNYKPTAKFTTWVYTIARNLCIDKARKRSRATEISLDQPRGSDPDGQSLGERLADGGASAAPVEYDRSAFREKLMAALDELPDEQREVFMLREFSGLKYREIAEAVGVKVPTVKSRMRYALQALRGHLADYIDHSFDREERQEIAVPEE; encoded by the coding sequence ATGCTGCTGGCGATCGCCAAGAACTTGCTCGGCAAGGGTAAGTCGGACGAGGAGAAACCCCTCGACGAGATGTCCGACGAGGACCTGATGCTGAGCTATGCCGACGGAAATGTCGGCGCGTTCGAGGTGATCGTCAGCCGCCACGAAAAGCCGCTCTTTCACTTTATCTTGCGAAGCTGCGGCAACCGCGACCGCGCCGAAGAGATCCTGCAGGAGGTCTTCCTGCGGGTCATCAAATACTCCGACAACTACAAGCCCACCGCCAAGTTCACCACGTGGGTCTATACGATCGCGCGCAACCTGTGCATCGATAAGGCGCGCAAGAGGAGCCGGGCGACCGAGATTTCCCTGGATCAGCCGCGCGGCTCCGATCCCGACGGCCAATCTCTGGGCGAGCGTCTGGCCGACGGCGGCGCATCGGCTGCGCCGGTCGAGTACGACCGCAGCGCGTTTCGCGAAAAGCTTATGGCCGCCCTCGACGAATTACCCGACGAACAGCGCGAGGTCTTTATGCTGCGCGAATTCTCCGGGCTCAAATACCGCGAGATCGCCGAGGCGGTGGGCGTGAAGGTGCCCACGGTCAAAAGCCGCATGAGATACGCCCTGCAGGCGCTTCGCGGCCACCTGGCCGACTATATCGACCATAGCTTCGACCGCGAGGAGAGACAGGAGATCGCCGTGCCGGAAGAGTGA